From Daphnia pulicaria isolate SC F1-1A chromosome 4, SC_F0-13Bv2, whole genome shotgun sequence, one genomic window encodes:
- the LOC124336447 gene encoding glycine-rich cell wall structural protein 1.8-like isoform X2 yields MIKVNMISVKCFVLLGLALLHGTDATKGKGRGGGYGGGMSHGGGGYGGGMSHGGGGYGAAPQQIIYVPAPQPVMVYSPPPVHRPPAPRPIPAPAPVPSYGGGGGSYGGSHGPSARGPGYGGSSGGAPVHIHVHSAPAQSHPQPIPSSPYGGGHGGNSQAGGYGGSSGGHHAPAPMAQSYHQPAAQSYQQPIPMSSFGGYAPPMAQSHQPAPMASYGAPPQSAGGY; encoded by the exons GTTAACATGATTTCGGTTAAATGTTTTGTGCTGCTCGGCTTAGCGCTACTCCATGGCACTGATGCAACCAAAGGAAAAGGACGAG GCGGAGGCTACGGCGGAGGTATGAGTCACGGTGGCGGAGGCTACGGCGGAGGTATGAGTCACGGTGGCGGAGGCTACGGCGCTGCTCCTCAGCAAATCATTTACGTTCCCGCACCACAGCCGGTGATGGTCTATTCACCACCTCCTGTCCATCGCCCACCAGCACCAAGACCAATTCCTGCTCCCGCTCCCGTTCCTTCTTACGGCGGAGGAGGTGGAAGCTACGGCGGAAGTCACGGGCCATCAGCTAGAGGCCCTGGTTACGGAGGATCTTCAGGAGGTGCGCCAGTCCACATTCATGTTCATTCAGCACCTGCTCAATCGCATCCGCAACCGATTCCATCATCTCCGTACGGAGGGGGACATGGAGGTAATAGCCAAGCTGGGGGTTATGGAGGATCGAGCGGGGGTCATCATGCTCCTGCTCCGATGGCGCAATCTTATCATCAGCCAGCTGCCCAATCCTATCAACAGCCGATCCCAATGTCTTCTTTCGGAGGATATGCTCCTCCTATGGCGCAATCGCACCAGCCAGCCCCAATGGCCTCTTATGGAGCCCCTCCTCAGTCTGCTGGAGGTTATTAG
- the LOC124336447 gene encoding glycine-rich cell wall structural protein 1.8-like isoform X3 — MISVKCFVLLGLALLHGTDATKGKGRGGGYGGGMSHGGGGYGGGMSHGGGGYGAAPQQIIYVPAPQPVMVYSPPPVHRPPAPRPIPAPAPVPSYGGGGGSYGGSHGPSARGPGYGGSSGGAPVHIHVHSAPAQSHPQPIPSSPYGGGHGGNSQAGGYGGSSGGHHAPAPMAQSYHQPAAQSYQQPIPMSSFGGYAPPMAQSHQPAPMASYGAPPQSAGGY, encoded by the exons ATGATTTCGGTTAAATGTTTTGTGCTGCTCGGCTTAGCGCTACTCCATGGCACTGATGCAACCAAAGGAAAAGGACGAG GCGGAGGCTACGGCGGAGGTATGAGTCACGGTGGCGGAGGCTACGGCGGAGGTATGAGTCACGGTGGCGGAGGCTACGGCGCTGCTCCTCAGCAAATCATTTACGTTCCCGCACCACAGCCGGTGATGGTCTATTCACCACCTCCTGTCCATCGCCCACCAGCACCAAGACCAATTCCTGCTCCCGCTCCCGTTCCTTCTTACGGCGGAGGAGGTGGAAGCTACGGCGGAAGTCACGGGCCATCAGCTAGAGGCCCTGGTTACGGAGGATCTTCAGGAGGTGCGCCAGTCCACATTCATGTTCATTCAGCACCTGCTCAATCGCATCCGCAACCGATTCCATCATCTCCGTACGGAGGGGGACATGGAGGTAATAGCCAAGCTGGGGGTTATGGAGGATCGAGCGGGGGTCATCATGCTCCTGCTCCGATGGCGCAATCTTATCATCAGCCAGCTGCCCAATCCTATCAACAGCCGATCCCAATGTCTTCTTTCGGAGGATATGCTCCTCCTATGGCGCAATCGCACCAGCCAGCCCCAATGGCCTCTTATGGAGCCCCTCCTCAGTCTGCTGGAGGTTATTAG
- the LOC124336446 gene encoding 5'-3' exoribonuclease 2-like isoform X2, with amino-acid sequence MIKVNMISVKCFVLLGLALLHGTDATKGKGRGGGYGGGMSHGGGGYGAAPQQIIYVPAPQPVMVYSPPPVHRPPAPRPIPAPAPVPSYGGGGGSYGGSHGPSARGPGYGGSSGGAPVHIHVHSAPAQSHPQPIPSSPYGGGHGGNSQAGGYGGSSGGHHAPAPMAQSYHQPAAQSYQQPIPMSSFGGYAPPMAQSHQPAPMASYGAPPQSAGGY; translated from the exons ATGATTAAG GTTAACATGATTTCGGTTAAATGTTTTGTGCTGCTCGGCTTAGCGCTACTCCATGGCACTGATGCAACCAAAGGAAAAGGACGAG GCGGAGGCTACGGCGGAGGTATGAGTCACGGTGGCGGAGGCTACGGCGCTGCTCCTCAGCAAATCATTTACGTTCCCGCACCACAGCCGGTGATGGTCTATTCACCACCTCCTGTCCATCGCCCACCAGCACCAAGACCAATTCCTGCTCCCGCTCCCGTTCCTTCTTACGGCGGAGGAGGTGGAAGCTACGGCGGAAGTCACGGGCCATCAGCTAGAGGCCCTGGTTACGGAGGATCTTCAGGAGGTGCGCCAGTCCACATTCATGTTCATTCAGCACCTGCTCAATCGCATCCGCAACCGATTCCATCATCTCCGTACGGAGGGGGACATGGAGGTAATAGCCAAGCTGGGGGTTATGGAGGATCGAGCGGGGGTCATCATGCTCCTGCTCCGATGGCGCAATCTTATCATCAGCCAGCTGCCCAATCCTATCAACAGCCGATCCCAATGTCTTCTTTCGGAGGATATGCTCCTCCTATGGCGCAATCGCACCAGCCAGCCCCAATGGCCTCTTATGGAGCCCCTCCTCAGTCTGCTGGAGGTTATTAG
- the LOC124336446 gene encoding glycine-rich cell wall structural protein 1.8-like isoform X1, protein MIKVNMISVKCFVLLGLALLHGTDATKGKGRGGGYGGGMSHGGGGYGGGMSHGGGGYGAAPQQIIYVPAPQPVMVYSPPPVHRPPAPRPIPAPAPVPSYGGGGGSYGGSHGPSARGPGYGGSSGGAPVHIHVHSAPAQSHPQPIPSSPYGGGHGGNSQAGGYGGSSGGHHAPAPMAQSYHQPAAQSYQQPIPMSSFGGYAPPMAQSHQPAPMASYGAPPQSAGGY, encoded by the exons ATGATTAAG GTTAACATGATTTCGGTTAAATGTTTTGTGCTGCTCGGCTTAGCGCTACTCCATGGCACTGATGCAACCAAAGGAAAAGGACGAG GCGGAGGCTACGGCGGAGGTATGAGTCACGGTGGCGGAGGCTACGGCGGAGGTATGAGTCACGGTGGCGGAGGCTACGGCGCTGCTCCTCAGCAAATCATTTACGTTCCCGCACCACAGCCGGTGATGGTCTATTCACCACCTCCTGTCCATCGCCCACCAGCACCAAGACCAATTCCTGCTCCCGCTCCCGTTCCTTCTTACGGCGGAGGAGGTGGAAGCTACGGCGGAAGTCACGGGCCATCAGCTAGAGGCCCTGGTTACGGAGGATCTTCAGGAGGTGCGCCAGTCCACATTCATGTTCATTCAGCACCTGCTCAATCGCATCCGCAACCGATTCCATCATCTCCGTACGGAGGGGGACATGGAGGTAATAGCCAAGCTGGGGGTTATGGAGGATCGAGCGGGGGTCATCATGCTCCTGCTCCGATGGCGCAATCTTATCATCAGCCAGCTGCCCAATCCTATCAACAGCCGATCCCAATGTCTTCTTTCGGAGGATATGCTCCTCCTATGGCGCAATCGCACCAGCCAGCCCCAATGGCCTCTTATGGAGCCCCTCCTCAGTCTGCTGGAGGTTATTAG